The following is a genomic window from Neurospora crassa OR74A linkage group III, whole genome shotgun sequence.
GACGTTGCAACGCGAAACGGCTGGGCCCAATCTTCAGGTTATTGGACACAAGGAGTTGACTAATTAACTGAGCTTTGTGATGGTTGTGAATTAGGCAAACGGTTAATTCTGTTACTATCATAGTGAACAACGATGTTGCGACTGATATGACTGTCCCGTCCGATTGCGCTCGCtcaacaacacaacaaaTTGCTCACTTGGAGTCACAAACTCGCAATTACCTTTTCACTTCACTTTCCATTTTCTTGCCTCCCAGTTCCGATAGACAGGAACCCAAAAGGTCACGGGCGTTGACACACGAATCGAACCCgccaccttcttctaccAAGTTGGTTCCCGCTATCGCCGACGCCGCCAGGATGTTCCCCGCGGCGATTACTGTAGTGTGCGTGTAGTTCAACAAGAGCGAGCGATAACGGCGGTCATCCTGTTGGAATCTGGGGTTACATGCGGTCACACGGGCTTTGATCGAATGGCCAAGCTTTTTTGGAGCAGCCATTTGTTGAATGGTCCCCAAACCTCCTCAAAAAGTGGTGATAGCAAAGAGGGGATTCCCATGGCAAAATGATATCATGTGTCCTCTATATGTGGTCCCAAAACCTTTTTACCCCTCAAGCAGTGCCCCCTTTTACGAGGCCTTTCTCAAGGTCCAATGCGATTGCGACTCGGGACACATGTGTTCCTCGTGTTAGTGCAAAACTCGCCCCCGGCAATTGCGCCAATGTCGAACGTTTTTAACACACTGATGGATGGGCCACGAGATCTGGAGAATGGATTCGCTCATACATAGTCGTCCCTTTGTCTAAGCCTAAACATCATCGTCGGCCGTGATGACAACATTccacccttttttttttctttgtttgaGATGGCCGAGCTGCCCGGGCGGTTATCGAATCAATTGCATCGTCGTTACCTGCCCTTTACTTACACGTGTAAGTGGCGGTAGCCCCGTGCTGCAACTAAGTAtgtgtacactagtgtatGTTGTCCGTAGATTTGATAGATAGCAGCACCCTCTTTCGTCCGATAGTCTGCTTGTGTTTATCGGATGGTAATGCCACATTGCGACGGAACGTGCGAAGCAAGGTGAGAGTTCCACACAACCCTCAACACCATTGCCGAGGCTTGGCGATGCGAGCACTTCACGAACCTTGCTGGCCACGCCTCTTGCTTTGTTTGTTTGGAATTGAAACGCGATAAGAATCTCGACGGAGTCGGGTGTCCTGAAGCTTATCGCCGGCTGTCTTTTCAGGATCGTGATCAGCACCCCCTTTTCTTGATGCGCTAACAAACCAGAGTGGTACACTTACACACGCCCCCAATCTTCATCCGAATAGCCTGCATTTTGTGGGGCAAAGAGGACTCCGGCAGCTTGTGCGGTCCATTCGTCCCAAAAGAGATCTTGGGTGCGGTTCAGTGCCGTGTCGCAGCCCTCGACAAATGTTGAGTCGCCATGGCGCAATTGATTGCTCGCTGCTCATAGCGCACacggtaggtagtgtacttgTGATCATTTCGGAACGATGAGATGATGGGCCCCCTTGGCGGCAAACGTCGAGACTCGGGAATGCTCAGAAAACTGGGGAAGTAGGTAACGTATGCGGCATACCCCCTAGCTTGTACTTGTAATTAGTTTCATGTTCCGTGAAACCGTGACTGACTTTGTTCACATCCCGAAGAGCATTATCGCGTGAATTGTCCCATGAACATCGAGAGAGGCAGCGTGGCATCTCTCCTCTTCTGAAACAAGAAACGCGTGTACGTATCGCCGGGCGGGCAAATTGCCAATCGACAGCGTTGTTGCTATTTTCGCATCCCGAATAAGAAAGTGAGCAACGGTTTTGATTGAAGGAGAGGACGCTGCTGAAGCGATAATCATCAAGGAGGATTGCAGGGCGTGCGGACTGCGGACCGCAGGGCGCGTGCGTCTGTGCTTTTCTTGGTCATCACCACACTAGCTATCTAACAGTGCTGCTTGTACACTGCCTCAAGTCCTGCCTGTCTACCGCGTGGAGTGTCGCTCGCTCGCCGCGGTGAAAGAGCAAATAGGAATGATCCAGACGCAACAGGAAACAGACGGATGTCGCTTCGTTTGCTGCCGCTGACCAATGACTGTGAAGTAGCGAGCGCGAGTGTGTGAACTGAAACAGTTGAGAATGTTGGGAGTTCAGTTGTTGccgtgttgttgttgttgttgttgttgttgttgttgtcgttgattGACGGAATTGACAACCACGACAAACCGGAAACGTATCCATCATTAAACCCCAGCCCGAGATCATCTCGATGGTGTCAAAAAGGGAGACCGGCTACTAGCAACGCGAATACAGTCTGGACAAGTGGCAGCTTCGTGTTGACACAAGAAGATTAACAGTGCACAATTGGTGATGACTCCGACGTGATCGCTATCCCCTCGGGAATTTGGAAGCTACCCATGTTCGCCATTGATGACAAgtttccatcatccatctgcTTTTGCCTCCCAAGCTCCGTTCTCGCTTGTTCCCCTTACATTCGTCCCGCCGTACCGCAGCACGTAGGTATGCTAGTGCTGCGTACGCTTGTACCTACCCCTAGCTTCCTCCCACGTTTTTCCAAGCCACCCCTCGCCAGTCTCGTTTGGGATTCTTGAGCGTTCAGGTCAGATGTACGATTCTGACAGCGATTGCCTAGGTCGCGGTTGTCCTGACTTCATGCCATGATGGTTGACTCGTTCGATGTGACGGCAGTCGAATGAACATCATCGTCTGTCATGGCGGCATCCGTCTGACGTTGGGAGGCCATGAAATTTCGAGATGGCCATGTGGGTAACGTGGCGCTAATCCCAATACAGCAATATGTCACTAATCCGGATGATCAGGCGGGGCATCATTATAACTTAAACTGAGGTAAGACTCCGTAATAACGGTTCTAGCGTATGGAAAAGCCATTCCTCCCTCTACAGCATGCTATTTGTCAGATTGAATGGCTTCCTGTTGCCGACACCTGGCGGCAGCGACAGCAAAGACGGGAGATCTAGGAAAGCTGGTCGAGCACGTGGAGATGCAACGCAACAAAACGTACatgcactacactacctatgtACTCAACATTGAGGTTGCCATGATCCTTATCAATAACCGAGAAACGGCCAGATAGTCTGAAAAGACGGCGGACGCGGGGAAACCTAGATCGGCGGTGTACGGAGTTGGACCTCTACGGCCACGCTAGTCGGCGATTGATACACGATAGCATGGAAGAAGCCATCCGCTATCCGTGGCCGGCATAGGAGTTGTCATTCCGTCCTTTCGACGTGCGTGGACGTTCAGttagtcagtcagtcagtcatgTCGTTGCTGGTATGCACTTCAAGCTCCGTACGCGGCATATGGGTTTGTACATCTAGACACGGTGTCAAACATTGACGGATTGCATTGGCACTCCCGCACTTTCACACAACTTAACCGACTCATCTCACACAATGGAACGTGGAATTGGGGGTCCCTGAAAATGATGCTAATCTGCCTGTCTGCTGTGGCTTCTTGTGCTGCCAGTGTGAAGGAACGGGGCCGACAGCTGCCCCAACATTACCTTACATTACATGGTATTCAATACCTGGTAGGCGTTGGGGCGTTATGCGCTATACCTGTGCGCTACTTGAGCCCACCGCGACGGTCATCAAGGTACTGAGGTACCGTGTAGGTAGTGTGATACCAAAGACGGCGGGCTCGTGCAGGGACCCGAGGGCGGTGTGTGTCTTGGTTGGTGTGTTCATCTGTCTTGGGTCAGTTCCAGGTCGTTTCCAGTGTGGTTGCGTGGCAGCAAGCGAAGAATGCCATTCGTCGTCATTTGTCGAGATAGCCACCCAGACCGTGTCGTGACGAAGTCTACACACGGTAAGACTCAGCTGTACGACCGGCCAACAGCCCAGTGCTCGCCCACCATTTTGCGACGCAGTGATCGGCAGACCCTGGCCGTCTCTTTGCTTGAAGCGGCCTTTTGCTGGGCAGCTGCGAGTGATGGAGTGACAAAGCGACGAGTGGAAGCCCGTCCCGCGGGCGTGCTTGCCCACCCAGGGGGTCACCCCCGACTctgagaagtggaagcactGGGCTGTTCAGCTCAGCGACGACGGAGGTCGGCCGCTCCAGTCACCTACTCCCGTCTGTTAGAACCAGGGCGAGTGCCAGAGGTACCCAGCATGACCTCCGGCAGCGCTGACTGACGCTCGCAGCGGTTCcgtcctcttccacctcctgCCTGCTTGTTCCATTTCGTGCTTCCCACTGCTTCCAGGTTCTCAGGCTCCTTTTCAATACCCACCTCCGCCATCCACCCATTTCACCCTATTCCCAAACcacctttttctcttctctcttctttcctgtATAACTCGCCTTGTTCGCCGTCGTTTGTCGCGCTTCATTTGTCGTGCATCGCATTGTCTGTTTTAGCTCGCATTCGCCTcgcaatcaatcaatcaaaaCAATCAATCCGTCAACTCGACGCACCTCATCCGACTTCGCATCACCTCGCTCGTCCCGATCGGATACCATTGATTGCGGCAGCCTTGCATCGACATCGGGCTCCATCCCCAACTCTCACATCAATCAGCCTTTGGGTTCCCGACTGCGCCGTTCGAACACTGGTTTCCTTCTTTCGTCTGTTccaagtaaaaaaaaaaaaacaacacGAAAGACCAGCGAGACGAGCACTCTGAAAAGCCAAAAAAGCAACATCGAAGACCATCACGCATTCAGTTGCATCACGCTACCGTCTTCCACGCTCCGCCGAGTCTCCAGTCAGCataccacacacacacacggaCTAGACCACTGGTTGCTTGCTTGGCTCCCCCGGCCTCTTCCATCATCGCCGACCCGCAACTTCCGTTTTCGTCCGTTACCAAGTTGCTGCATCCCCGAAGACTTGGTATCCACTTTTTCCAGTGTGAATCACATCTCGCGTGCCGAACCAGGGGGTTGCAAAGAGTCACTCCACGGCCCACCTGTTCCTGAGAGACTCTTATACGCGGCGATCGGTCAACTCTTTCTGAGATATCTCCGATACAACTCTTGATCATCATagtcaacaacatcaagccATTGAGATACGCTGCCAAAACCACGCCGTCGTTGCCTTCAAGGCTCCCCCCCCTTGCCCTCTAGCCCGGCTCACCCGGTGTTTACATTGGTGATTACTTCGACCAAGCTCAAGTCACCTGGACaagcatcatcaacaccgccaacgacaacaacaataactcAGAACAGCGTCAAACGGCCTTCAACTTATACCTCGCCTGACCTGGATTCGATGTTActataacaacaacaatttCTTTCTCCCTTCACCCACTACTCTACCGTTTCGACGGCCCCTTTCTCGACCGACTACTCTACAGTCACATTTCCTTTGTTGACTCTTCACCTTATCACCGCTTATGAGCCTCAGACCGTGAACGATTTCGACTTGTTTTCACAGTTCTAAACCCTGTAcattcttccacttctttcttGCTTTTACGGCGTCTCTTTTATACCTCTTTCGATACTTTGAGAAACACCTGTCTGCAAAGGAAACACACACGCGCATTGTATCAACTATCTACAACACAAAACCAACTCAACACCTATACCCTAATCTTTTCCCCCCAGCATTCGCCATGGACTTCTGCCTTCGGAACAAGTTCCAATCTGGAGTTCTCCTCGCTGGACGATACCAAACGATCTCCCCTCTCAACCATGGATCCTTTGGCATGGTCTTCATGGCTCGCGACCTCAAGACTGGTCAGAAGGTTGCCATCAAGTGCCTGACAAAGAAGGGAGCTGCAAGCGAAGCCGGCTTCGACTTTGCGGTTGACGAGAAGTCTGAGGAGCTGGTTCTTCATCGACGTCTTGGAGCCCACCCCAACATTGTCAACTTCATCGACACCTTCGAGACCGAAGCCCATACATACATCGTCCTGGAGTACTGCGAGCGAGGCGATCTCTACGAAGCGATTCGTCTGGACCAGGGTCCTTTGGAAACCGAGCATGTGAGGCGATTCATGCTGGAGCTTGTCGACGCTGTTGCCCACATCCACGCCAAGGGCATCTACCACCGCGACATCAAGCCCGAGAACATCTTCCTCACCCAAACAGGCTCCGCCAAGTTGGGCGATTTCGGGCTTGCCACCACCGAGAAGTGGTCGTATGAGGCTGCGGTTGGAAGCGAACGTTACATGTCCCCTGAGCAGTTCGACTCGGCCGGTGCCGGATACTCGCCGGCTGCGGCAGACATCTGGGCTATTGGCATCTGCTTGCTTAACGTTCTCTTCGCCCGCAACCCATTCACCACCCCGACCGAGGCCGACCCGCTTTTCTTGGATTTCTCGCGCGACAAGCAGTCTTTGTTCGATGTATTTCCTTCCATGTCCCAGGACACCTATGAAGTCATTGTTCAGTGTATGAACCTTGATCCTCGTAAGCGCTCCCTTGAGGGTGCTCGCGAAGCTCTCCTCCGCGTCATCAGCTTCACCACCGACGACGAGATCCTCGACGACTTCTGCACCGCCGATGGCCCCGTGGTCGCCAGCTCCAACCGTGAGCCTCTTCGCACCCCCTCGATCCAGAGCCCCCAGATGGACACTGGTGCATTCCCCTGGGCCAAGGCGCTCCACGCGAACACCAAGAGGCAGCTCAGCGACATTCCCGACGACGAAAGCTATACCGAGGACCTCTTCTCTACTTCtaccgccaccacctccgacTGGCTTTCCGCTAGCATTCAGACCCCGCCTTCCGTTTCGTCTGTTATGGACTCACATCTTGCTGCCTCCATGCAGTCGCTTAACATGGGCTCGGTCGCTCAATCTAGCAAGGACATGTTTGCCAAGATCCCCGTGAGGCCTTCGGCCGCCACCGGCTCTCTTCCGATCAACATGGCCAAGCAGCCTAAGCAGTCAGCTTTGTCGCTGGTTTTCGGTCGCAAGGATACTGTCTCTAAGAGCTGGAGTGATCTGtgggacgaagaggaggaggaggaggaagagcaagcTAAGCAGCTGGCGTTGAAGGAGATGAACTCCAGGACCTGGAGCCAGGAAAGCAAGCACGATAACGAGAACACTCCTCGCATGGGTCGGTCACCGGCTACCAAGGCGGGCAGTCTTCACGTGGAGCACGATATCCCGGCTATTGACATGCATCTCGGTTCCAACATCGACGACGATCTCGCTGCCGAtggtttcttcttccacgATGCCCCCGCACAGAAGGAGCCCACTCAGTTCTCTATGAGCCACTCTCCGCCTGCCCGGAAGAGTGCCCTAGACAAGTGGCAGGCTCTGGGTGAACGTCGCAGGGCGACAGGAACCACACCTCCCAAGGGTTCCGAGTCTATCCCGAGAACGCGTCAAATTCCTCATAGCTTTGGCGCCGCCTCTCATGATTTCAACAGCATTCACCACAACTCTTATACTGTTCACTCGAACAATCACTCACCTCATCATTATTCTGCCAACATCGGAAAGAAGTCTACCCCGGTCAAACAGTGCCCTTGGAGCAAGGGACGCGATCGGGCATTTGACTGGCGCAAGGAGAAGCGTCATCCTTTCGATGTCGAGTGGGTTGGTGGCTGGACGGGAGCTCCTCTCGTGCCAGTTCATCACTTGTAGTTGGGCTATCACCTTCGCTGTGGCCCTCCATTGATTCATACTGTTTTTGGGTAAAGGAAATCTGCTGATCCTAGTCGGAGTATACGGGCATTTTTGGTCttttggctttttttttttttttttttggcttttCAGGGGTTTTGTTGCTTGGGGTCAAACGGGCGGGTCTGTCGTCAATATTTTCAGGGATTTACAGTACTGCATAGCATGGTttaaacaaacaaacaaaggGCGAAGCGGCATTCAGATACAGAAACTGGACATTCGAATTGGATTGggttttctcttctctatCATTTCATTTCATTCATCGGATCGAGACATATGGACATGAGCCCGAAGGATCAgcatttttctcttttccggTTTAAAAGACCAAACAAGGACAGTTACATGGGATTGGTGGATGGGCGGAATGGTGAATTGGGTTTCAACTCGCTTTCTGTGTATTAGATATTCTCCGAACATCTCATGTGAAGACCTTCAAAGGTCACAACAATACCAGAAGTTACCCACTCGAACGCTATATCTTTGTCTTATGCCTTTTGTGAACGTGATGAACTGAATGGGGAAACAGATTACCAGATTACCTTCAGCATTACCTCAACGTACGCGCCTGCTCAAAGAAGTACTTACGTCATCGACCTATTCCCGCCGCGATCGATACAATGACAACAGTACCATGTGGTTCAAGTCCTGTATAAATTCAAGCAGCTAAACAAGAATCATAAACGGCCAACGGCCGGCTACTCCGACTGAGGACGGGTCATGTGTACTATTTGTGTGACAGGAGACAaacagaacaaaaaaaaacgtacACACATACATACGCATAGTTATGTACGAGGTTATACGGCTGTTACTCTCCTGTGCCCTCTCGGTATTCAAGTCCGCGAGGTTGTTTAGGTATGCCCGGGGATGCCGAGGGTTAGAGGGCAATCTGTATCACAAGGACCGAAAGTACATtccactctttttttttttttttatatatatatactttttatcACGTAAAGTGTTTTGAGATTGGTTCTGGTGAACTGTACAATCCACACATACCTATACGCAACTGAAGGAAAGTTATTTGGTTCCAATGGGGGAAATTCGCGAACCCGAACGAAAGATAAAAGGAAAATGACGTAAAGTGTTGGACGTACGTTCAGCTTACACATAACATAGAGGTATAT
Proteins encoded in this region:
- the stk-39 gene encoding serine/threonine protein kinase, translated to MDFCLRNKFQSGVLLAGRYQTISPLNHGSFGMVFMARDLKTGQKVAIKCLTKKGAASEAGFDFAVDEKSEELVLHRRLGAHPNIVNFIDTFETEAHTYIVLEYCERGDLYEAIRLDQGPLETEHVRRFMLELVDAVAHIHAKGIYHRDIKPENIFLTQTGSAKLGDFGLATTEKWSYEAAVGSERYMSPEQFDSAGAGYSPAAADIWAIGICLLNVLFARNPFTTPTEADPLFLDFSRDKQSLFDVFPSMSQDTYEVIVQCMNLDPRKRSLEGAREALLRVISFTTDDEILDDFCTADGPVVASSNREPLRTPSIQSPQMDTGAFPWAKALHANTKRQLSDIPDDESYTEDLFSTSTATTSDWLSASIQTPPSVSSVMDSHLAASMQSLNMGSVAQSSKDMFAKIPVRPSAATGSLPINMAKQPKQSALSLVFGRKDTVSKSWSDLWDEEEEEEEEQAKQLALKEMNSRTWSQESKHDNENTPRMGRSPATKAGSLHVEHDIPAIDMHLGSNIDDDLAADGFFFHDAPAQKEPTQFSMSHSPPARKSALDKWQALGERRRATGTTPPKGSESIPRTRQIPHSFGAASHDFNSIHHNSYTVHSNNHSPHHYSANIGKKSTPVKQCPWSKGRDRAFDWRKEKRHPFDVEWVGGWTGAPLVPVHHL